In Flavobacteriales bacterium, the genomic stretch AAAGACTGGGGCCGAGTACAGCCTCCATCATACAGGAAGCTCAGAACCGAGGGATTCCTTGGATCCGGTTGAACAGATACTCTTTGTGTCAATTAGGATATGGCGCCAATCAACAGCGCATTCAGGCTACCGTGACCAGTCAGACCTCCAGTATAGGCGTAGAATTGGCATGTGATAAAGAAGATACCAAGTACTTACTCGAACAGGCCGAAGTACCCATCCCGAAAGGAGATATCGTACGGACAGAGGCTGGGATGAAGGATGTCATCGAGCGCATCGGTTATCCCATAGTGGTCAAACCGATCAACGGCAATCACGGTAGAGGAATAACGACCGAGGTGCAGGATTGGGATGAGGCCTGTGAGGCACTTGCCGCTGCCAAGGAGGTCAGCCGATCGGTGATCATCGAGCGTTTCATCACAGGTGATGATTATCGATTACTCGTCATCGACCATAAACTCATTGCTGCAGCTAAACGCACCCCGGCCCACGTCATTGGAGATGGGAAAAGCACGGTCCAGGAGTTGATCGATCAAGTCAATGCCGACCCGAGACGGGGGTACGGGCATGAGAAAGTGCTCACCCAGATCGAGGTCAATGACATGACCCGCTCGCTCATTGATGAAGCCGGGTATACTTTGGATTCCGTCCTCGAAAAAGACACCTTCCTCCAACTGAAGGATACGGCCAATCTGAGCACAGGAGGCACCGCAGAGGATGTCACCGATATGGTCCATCCCTTCAATGTGTTCATGGCCGAGAGAATAAGTAGGATCATCGATCTGGATATATGCGGCATCGACATCATGACCACCGACATCGGAAGTCCACTACACGAGACCGGAGGAGCAGTACTTGAGGTCAATGCTGGGCCTGGATTCAGGATGCATCTGGCACCATCTGATGGGCTGAAACGCAATGTGGCCTCCCATGTCATAGACATGCTTTATCCACCAGGAGCCGATTCGAGAATACCCATCGTTGCAGTCACCGGGACGAACGGAAAGACCACCACTACCCGACTGATAGCACACATGGTGCGGCTGAAAGGATACAAAGTGGGGTACACCACCAGTGATGGGGTCTACATTCAGAATCGCCTACTCATGGAAGGGGACTGCACGGGACCAGCCAGTGCAGAATTCGTTCTGAAGGATCCCACAGTGGATTTTGCCGTGCTCGAATGTGCACGTGGAGGACTGCTGAGGGCCGGTCTGGGATTCAAACGCTGTGACATCGGTATCGTGACCAATGTAGCTGCCGATCACCTAGGACTGAAGGGAATCCATACCATCGAGCAACTGGCCAAGGTCAAAGGGGTCATTCCTGAAGTAGTGCTTCCCTCTGGGACGGCCATCCTCAATGCAGATGACGATCTGGTATATGACATGCGAAGCGGATTGCAGTGCGAAGTGGCCTATTTCTCTTTGGATGAAAACAATCCGAGAATACAGGCCCATGCACAACGCGGTGGGCTCTCTGCTATCTACGAAGAAGGCTACATCACCATCATGAAAGGGGATTGGAAGATCAGGGTCTGCAAAGCCGTGAATGTTCCTGTGACCATGGATGGTCGTGCGACATTCATGATCCAGAATGTACTGCCAGCAGTGCTCACTGGATATATCCGCGGATTCAGTATCGAGGATATCAAAGTGGCTCTACAATCATTCATTCCGTCTCCAGCGCAGACCCCAGGAAGGCTGAACCTGTTCGAGTTCAAGGAATTCCAAGTCATGCTGGACTATGCCCATAATCCGGCTGGTCTCAATGCTTTGGGCGAATTGGTCGGCAAGATGGATGGCCATCCCAAAGTTGGTATCATAGCTGGAGTGGGAGACCGTAGAGATGAGGACACTATAGAAATAGGTGCCATCTCGGCACGGATGTTCGATGAGATCATCATCCGCCAGGATAAGAATCTCCGCGGTCGAAGCGAGGGAGAGATGATCGGCCTGATCGAGCAAGGAATCGACTCAGTGGACCCGAATATGCCTCGTACGATCATTCCTTCTGAGTCAGAGGCCATTTCCCATGCCATAGAGAATGCCAAGAAGGGATCGCTGATCGTGGTCAGTTCAGATGTAGTGCCTGACGCTCTGAATCTGGTCAAACGATTCAAAGAAGAAGAAGTTCAGCGCCTGTATAGATCCGATACCGCCTCTTTCGCTGACAAAGTCGAGGCCAAGGCACGCTAGATGGATATGATTGGTCCCCGATGTGAGAAACGTTAGTCAATAACTAACATATGTTCGTATCCTTGGGGTCATGAAAGGACTCAGTCGAAAGGAACAGATCAAATGGGCTGCGGCCTCTATGTTCCGCAAACGTGGATTCAAAGCCACTTCCATGCGCGATATAGCCGCTGGCATGGGCATGGAAGCTCCTAGTTTGTACAATCACATATCCAGCAAACAGGAGATCCTCTCCGAATTACTGATGACCATTGCACATCACTACACCGATGGCATGGAAGAGATCAAACATGCACCCTTGACGGCCAGTGAGAAACTCGAAAGACTCATCAAGCTCCATGTGGACATCGCTGTAGACCATACCGATGCTGTCTCCCTTCTCATCAATGAATGGGTACATCTGGAAGGTCCTATAGCCGATGAATTCAATGCATTGAAAGACGGCTATGAAAAGGACTTTAAAGGAATCTTGGCCCAAAGCCTAAAAGAAAGAAAAGTGCCAGAGGTCGATGTCGACCTGGCACTTTTCTCGATTCTTTCTACCCTCCGTTGGCTTTACTCGTGGTACAGTCGTAATCCGGGGATCAACCGTATCGAGCTCGAACAACAGATGGTCAGACTCCTCGTTCCGAGGTAATCATTGTCCGATGAATACCTGTTGGTGGTACACTTGGTCTTCTCCTGAGATCACAAGTGAATAGAACCCCTCTGGCACACGGACTAGGTCCATTCGGGTCTGAGGTCCGTTCACAGTTGAAGTCAGAATTTCTTTTCCGATCGCATCGATCAGTCTCACAGTCATCGGGCCTGTAATGGCCTCATCGATCTGGATGTTGATGTGGTCTATAGCCGGGCTCGGGAAGATCCTTGCATCGATGGTCATCAATTCATCTACTGAAGTGACACAATCTACATCGGGATCAGGACCACCATCCGTGATGGTCCATCCGTGCATGTCTATAATATTCTGACGGGCATCCTCACCTACACAGTAGATGGAGTTACCCGCATTGAAAGTCACACCAGATTGTAGCGCTTTACCGCTCCATTCCATCAAAATGTGGTCATATGCCCAAGTGCCAACTCCGGCCAAATGGAACATATCTTCCATATCCGTAGCTGATACCACATCCCATGCTCCGAGGTTCTGATCGAACAACTCAGCAGACATGAATGTACCGTTGAATGTCACAACAGAAGACACATCCCAAGAACTGATATCCTGATTGAAAGCAGTGGCCGCAGTGAACATGTTATCCATGTGGGTCACATTGGAAACATCCCACCCCGTGATATTCCTATTGAAATTAGAAGCTCCACTGAACATGGAAGTCAGCACTTGAGCTGAACTCATATCCCAGTAGTAGAGTGGGGAATCGAATTCCACTGCACCGCTGAACATCGCTGTGAAGTCCTGCACATTGCTCACATCCCAATCACCGATGTTCTGTTCGAACATCTCTGCTCCTTGGAACATAAATCTCACGTCTGTCAGACTGGCCGTATTCCAGGCGCTGATGTCATTATTGAAAGACGCGGCTACCATGAACATTCCTTCTGCATCCTGAAGGCTCGATACATCCCATGTACTGATATCTCCGTTGAAGGCATCTGCACTGGCGAACATGTAAGCCATATGGTGTACACCGCTCACATCCCACTGATCGAGATCTGAATTGAAGGCCGAGGCCTCCTGGAACATTCCGGTCATGTCGTAGACCGTACTGACATCCCATGCATTGAGATTGCAGTCCAAGGACGTGCAGTTCTCAAACATGTAGGACATATCGAACACCATGGACAGGTCTGGAGCATCCGTGGCAGTGATGTTCATATTCTCACAGCCTTTGAATGCCGATTCGAAAGTCGTCCAGACATTCGATCCCCATTGATCGATAGAAACCAACTTCTTCTCATCCCCACTGTGGCCGATATAGGCTCCATCGAAATAGATAGTTGGGAAATCTCCTCCAATACGGATAGTATAGGTACCTGGGGCACCGAAATCATGGGTCACATCACCAGTAACACCGATCTCATCATAGATGCCATCGTTGTTCCAGTCGACATGATAGTTGTAGTCCTGTGCAAAATGCGTAGGAATAGTGATACTCTGGTCATCTGACGCTCCTTCGTTTGTGGTGGTCCACGTAGTAACAAAGTCGTCCAATTGAGCACTTAGGCCACCAAGGCTCATCTGTGTCAAAAGGATTGCGACAGTGTAGATTGATAATCTGCTTTTAATAGTTGTAGAATTTTTCATGACAGGTTTAATTACTGCCTCTTGTTACGTGAGATACGAGCACAAGGTTTCTCCCGATCCAAAAAACCACTATTCAAAAAGCGGTTTATATACAGTTTGGACTAACATTTGTTAGTTTTGTACGCACAAACATTATCCTCATGTCCAATCACTTTCATGAAGTCAAGGTGCAAGAGGTCCGAAAGACCACACCCGATTGTGCTATTGTCACGCTGGATATAGCCAATGGACTCAGCGAAGCATTTGCCTTCAAGCAAGGTCAATATCTGACCATCAAAGCTGAGATAGATGGAGAAGAGGTGCAGCGATCGTATTCGCTATGCTCATGCCCACACGAAGGGAAATGGCAGGTCGGGATCAAGAAGGTTCCTGGAGGTAGGTTCTCCACATTCGCCAATGACACCCTGAAACCTGGGGACACCCTCCAAGTGATGGAGCCCAACGGGCGCTTCTTTGTGGAAGTGGATGAAAGCAAGGCTCGAAATTATGTCGCCTTTGCTGCAGGTTCTGGGATCACTCCCATCTATTCCATCATCAAGACCCATCTGGAGTCTGAACCCGATTCCACCTTCAAATTGTTCTACGTCAATCAGACAGTGGGAAGCATCATTCTCAGAGAAGAGATAGAAGCTTTGAAGAACCGATTCATGGAGCGATTGGAGGTCTTCCATCTGTTAACTCGTGAATCGCGGAACATGCCTTTGCTCGATGGCCGATTGGATGAGGAGAAATTGGCCGCCATCTTCTCTCGTATCACTTCTATTGAGGAGGTCGATCATGTGTTCACCTGCGGTCCCGAGGAGATGATCTTCATGGTCAAGGATT encodes the following:
- the cphA gene encoding cyanophycin synthetase, which gives rise to MKIRQINAMRGPNYWSVNRDKLIVMVLDLEDMEQRPTNSIPGFLDRLREMFPTMYEHRCSVGTAGGFFQRVEEGTWMGHVIEHIALEIQTLAGMDTGFGRTRTYGEEGVYFVVFSYTEEKVGRYAARSAVRIAEALIDAKDYDLESDIQEMREIRERERLGPSTASIIQEAQNRGIPWIRLNRYSLCQLGYGANQQRIQATVTSQTSSIGVELACDKEDTKYLLEQAEVPIPKGDIVRTEAGMKDVIERIGYPIVVKPINGNHGRGITTEVQDWDEACEALAAAKEVSRSVIIERFITGDDYRLLVIDHKLIAAAKRTPAHVIGDGKSTVQELIDQVNADPRRGYGHEKVLTQIEVNDMTRSLIDEAGYTLDSVLEKDTFLQLKDTANLSTGGTAEDVTDMVHPFNVFMAERISRIIDLDICGIDIMTTDIGSPLHETGGAVLEVNAGPGFRMHLAPSDGLKRNVASHVIDMLYPPGADSRIPIVAVTGTNGKTTTTRLIAHMVRLKGYKVGYTTSDGVYIQNRLLMEGDCTGPASAEFVLKDPTVDFAVLECARGGLLRAGLGFKRCDIGIVTNVAADHLGLKGIHTIEQLAKVKGVIPEVVLPSGTAILNADDDLVYDMRSGLQCEVAYFSLDENNPRIQAHAQRGGLSAIYEEGYITIMKGDWKIRVCKAVNVPVTMDGRATFMIQNVLPAVLTGYIRGFSIEDIKVALQSFIPSPAQTPGRLNLFEFKEFQVMLDYAHNPAGLNALGELVGKMDGHPKVGIIAGVGDRRDEDTIEIGAISARMFDEIIIRQDKNLRGRSEGEMIGLIEQGIDSVDPNMPRTIIPSESEAISHAIENAKKGSLIVVSSDVVPDALNLVKRFKEEEVQRLYRSDTASFADKVEAKAR
- a CDS encoding TetR/AcrR family transcriptional regulator, giving the protein MKGLSRKEQIKWAAASMFRKRGFKATSMRDIAAGMGMEAPSLYNHISSKQEILSELLMTIAHHYTDGMEEIKHAPLTASEKLERLIKLHVDIAVDHTDAVSLLINEWVHLEGPIADEFNALKDGYEKDFKGILAQSLKERKVPEVDVDLALFSILSTLRWLYSWYSRNPGINRIELEQQMVRLLVPR
- a CDS encoding BspA family leucine-rich repeat surface protein, coding for MSLGGLSAQLDDFVTTWTTTNEGASDDQSITIPTHFAQDYNYHVDWNNDGIYDEIGVTGDVTHDFGAPGTYTIRIGGDFPTIYFDGAYIGHSGDEKKLVSIDQWGSNVWTTFESAFKGCENMNITATDAPDLSMVFDMSYMFENCTSLDCNLNAWDVSTVYDMTGMFQEASAFNSDLDQWDVSGVHHMAYMFASADAFNGDISTWDVSSLQDAEGMFMVAASFNNDISAWNTASLTDVRFMFQGAEMFEQNIGDWDVSNVQDFTAMFSGAVEFDSPLYYWDMSSAQVLTSMFSGASNFNRNITGWDVSNVTHMDNMFTAATAFNQDISSWDVSSVVTFNGTFMSAELFDQNLGAWDVVSATDMEDMFHLAGVGTWAYDHILMEWSGKALQSGVTFNAGNSIYCVGEDARQNIIDMHGWTITDGGPDPDVDCVTSVDELMTIDARIFPSPAIDHINIQIDEAITGPMTVRLIDAIGKEILTSTVNGPQTRMDLVRVPEGFYSLVISGEDQVYHQQVFIGQ
- the paaK gene encoding phenylacetate-CoA oxygenase/reductase subunit PaaK; protein product: MSNHFHEVKVQEVRKTTPDCAIVTLDIANGLSEAFAFKQGQYLTIKAEIDGEEVQRSYSLCSCPHEGKWQVGIKKVPGGRFSTFANDTLKPGDTLQVMEPNGRFFVEVDESKARNYVAFAAGSGITPIYSIIKTHLESEPDSTFKLFYVNQTVGSIILREEIEALKNRFMERLEVFHLLTRESRNMPLLDGRLDEEKLAAIFSRITSIEEVDHVFTCGPEEMIFMVKDFLVSEGMDEDRIHFELFNTSGAKYAEKHDYSKELAGLVSKVTILEGGKSFKFDIEQGSNNILDGALQAGADVPFACKGGVCCTCRAKLMEGEVDMQVNYALEADEVEQGFILTCQSIPKSELVVVDFDQ